A region from the Sporichthyaceae bacterium genome encodes:
- a CDS encoding NAD(P)/FAD-dependent oxidoreductase, with protein sequence MTKAADFDAVVIGAGLTGLYQAYRLREMGYRVLGVEGSDDIGGVWHHNRYPGCRTDSESEIYGYFWNDQLMQEWDWPERFAAQPDVLAYIHRAAEIMDIRKDFIFNAKVNSAIWDEENNHWTLGFVQPHRSPVTARFVFSALGPLSWPQMPKIPGINTFKGESIHTAAWPRDPNGLGPAERDFTGKRVAVVGVGSTGVQVIQELAKVAGHLTVFVRDPSWCTPLGNGPMTQERMDDIKSNYPEFIAQCDASLAGYRHEFILQNLFDVPKEERDAKLEELYQGPGFSLWLGNYQDVLSDPEANKYVSEFVAQKIRDRVNDPRVADILIPKDHGFGMKRVPLETNYYEVYNQDNVTAVDLHSTSITRITPDGIETPEGLHELDVIIYATGFDAIKGSWNHIDIRGTGGTALKDDWDQGIRTYMGMQTPGFPNFFTLVGPQSGATFCNIPRCSALAVDWLSEMMEHAQKNGVERIEAEVAAAEAFTAYAGKLQSKLLLGQTNSWFTGVNQNLEGRDKREVLLFVGGNPRFREYCDDVREHDYKGYLMSGRELR encoded by the coding sequence ATGACGAAAGCCGCAGACTTCGACGCCGTCGTGATCGGCGCCGGGCTGACCGGGCTCTACCAGGCCTACCGACTGCGCGAGATGGGCTATCGGGTGCTCGGGGTCGAGGGTTCTGACGACATCGGCGGGGTCTGGCACCACAACCGCTACCCCGGTTGCCGCACCGACTCCGAGAGCGAAATCTACGGCTACTTCTGGAACGACCAGCTCATGCAGGAGTGGGATTGGCCGGAGCGTTTTGCTGCCCAGCCCGACGTCCTGGCGTACATCCATCGCGCTGCCGAGATCATGGATATCCGCAAGGACTTCATCTTCAACGCCAAGGTCAACAGCGCGATCTGGGACGAGGAGAACAACCACTGGACACTGGGTTTCGTGCAGCCGCACCGCTCGCCGGTGACGGCGCGCTTCGTCTTCTCGGCACTCGGGCCCCTGTCCTGGCCCCAGATGCCCAAGATCCCCGGCATCAACACCTTCAAGGGCGAGAGCATTCACACGGCTGCCTGGCCGCGCGACCCCAACGGGCTGGGTCCTGCCGAACGGGACTTCACCGGCAAGCGCGTGGCCGTGGTCGGCGTGGGATCGACCGGCGTGCAGGTGATCCAGGAGCTGGCAAAGGTCGCCGGGCACCTGACGGTGTTCGTGCGTGACCCCAGCTGGTGCACGCCTCTTGGCAACGGGCCCATGACGCAGGAGCGGATGGACGACATCAAGTCCAACTATCCCGAGTTCATTGCCCAGTGCGATGCGTCCCTCGCCGGCTACCGGCACGAGTTCATCCTGCAGAACCTGTTCGACGTCCCCAAAGAGGAGCGCGACGCCAAGCTGGAGGAGCTCTATCAGGGACCCGGCTTCTCGCTGTGGCTCGGGAATTATCAGGACGTTCTGTCCGACCCCGAGGCGAACAAGTACGTGTCCGAGTTCGTGGCGCAGAAGATCCGGGATCGGGTCAACGACCCCCGGGTCGCCGACATCCTGATCCCCAAGGACCACGGGTTCGGGATGAAGCGGGTCCCACTCGAGACCAACTATTACGAGGTCTACAACCAGGACAACGTCACGGCTGTCGACCTGCACTCAACGTCGATCACCCGCATCACCCCCGACGGCATCGAGACCCCGGAAGGCCTGCACGAGCTCGACGTCATCATCTACGCCACTGGCTTCGATGCGATCAAGGGATCGTGGAACCACATCGACATCCGCGGGACGGGCGGCACCGCGCTGAAGGATGACTGGGACCAGGGCATCAGGACCTACATGGGCATGCAGACTCCCGGCTTCCCCAACTTCTTCACGCTGGTCGGACCGCAGAGCGGTGCCACCTTCTGCAACATCCCGCGCTGCTCGGCGCTGGCCGTCGACTGGCTCAGCGAAATGATGGAGCACGCGCAGAAGAACGGTGTCGAGCGCATCGAAGCAGAGGTCGCCGCCGCTGAGGCCTTTACGGCCTACGCCGGGAAGCTGCAGAGCAAGCTGCTCCTGGGTCAGACCAACTCCTGGTTCACCGGGGTCAACCAGAACCTCGAGGGCCGCGACAAGCGAGAGGTGCTGCTGTTCGTCGGTGGCAATCCACGGTTCCGGGAATATTGCGACGACGTGCGCGAGCACGACTACAAGGGCTACCTCATGTCGGGCCGGGAACTCCGATGA
- a CDS encoding FAD-dependent oxidoreductase → MRLVIVGASLAGLRAAEAARKADADVEITLIGAEPHLPYDRPPLSKAYLNPEEDVEGVPDPGHFRDEAFFAESRIELRLGKPATDLTPTQVLLGGDAVNYDRLIVATGCTPRTLPGADDLSGVHTLRTLDDAVAIRAALDAGRRTVVIGAGFIGSEIAAGAHKRGVPVTVLEALPVPLVRSVGEATGRAATALHLKHGLDLRCGVAIDGLVSDGGRVTGVRLADGEVLPAELVVVGIGVRPATEWLASSGMALYEDGAIVCDETLATSLAGVWAAGDVARFPSALFDGVLMRLEHWTNAAEQGQLAARNALNPAEAKASAAVPYFWSDWYDSRIQFVGIPAAEEILVVAEEPFLALYRRGERITGALTIDRPSEIMKYRRMIGKHGSWADALAFAGVS, encoded by the coding sequence ATGAGGCTGGTCATTGTCGGCGCCTCGCTGGCCGGGTTACGGGCGGCGGAGGCAGCGCGCAAGGCCGACGCGGACGTCGAGATCACGCTGATCGGGGCCGAACCGCACCTGCCCTACGACCGGCCGCCGTTGTCCAAGGCGTACCTGAATCCCGAGGAGGACGTGGAGGGTGTTCCGGATCCGGGCCACTTCCGGGACGAGGCGTTTTTCGCCGAGTCGCGCATTGAGCTGCGGTTGGGCAAGCCCGCCACGGACCTGACGCCGACTCAGGTATTGCTGGGTGGCGACGCGGTCAACTACGACCGGCTCATCGTGGCCACCGGCTGCACGCCCCGCACCCTGCCCGGCGCCGACGATCTGTCCGGGGTACACACGCTGCGCACGCTGGACGACGCCGTGGCCATCCGCGCCGCGTTGGACGCCGGTCGACGCACCGTGGTGATCGGGGCCGGGTTCATCGGCTCGGAGATCGCGGCCGGGGCGCACAAGCGCGGCGTCCCGGTGACCGTGTTGGAGGCACTGCCGGTGCCACTGGTGCGCTCGGTGGGTGAGGCCACCGGGCGGGCCGCGACGGCCCTGCATCTCAAGCACGGTTTGGATCTGCGCTGCGGGGTGGCCATCGATGGGCTGGTCTCCGATGGTGGGCGGGTCACCGGGGTGCGCCTGGCCGACGGTGAGGTGCTGCCCGCGGAGTTGGTCGTGGTGGGTATCGGGGTGCGCCCGGCCACCGAGTGGCTGGCGTCCTCCGGCATGGCGCTCTACGAGGACGGCGCAATCGTCTGCGACGAGACGCTGGCCACCAGCCTGGCAGGCGTGTGGGCGGCCGGGGATGTGGCGCGCTTCCCCAGCGCCCTGTTCGACGGGGTGTTGATGCGCCTGGAGCACTGGACGAACGCCGCCGAGCAAGGTCAGTTGGCCGCGCGTAACGCGCTGAACCCGGCCGAGGCGAAGGCGTCCGCCGCGGTGCCCTACTTCTGGTCGGACTGGTACGACTCGCGCATCCAGTTCGTCGGGATCCCCGCGGCGGAGGAGATCCTGGTGGTCGCGGAGGAGCCGTTCCTCGCGTTGTATCGACGCGGCGAGCGGATCACCGGGGCGCTGACCATCGACCGGCCGTCGGAGATCATGAAGTACCGACGGATGATCGGCAAACACGGCAGCTGGGCCGACGCGCTCGCCTTTGCCGGCGTGAGCTGA
- a CDS encoding cytochrome P450 — protein sequence MGFKAQETDFHPPSQADIEESIAKYGRDIYNDFDLDAPIFNEKHVEIIDDLVEKCPVAHSKIGEGYYLVAQNKLVREVGQNWRTFSAAKGYMPNRPDGLPYLYPEESDPPLHTAWRTALNPFMGPGTIAPYEDTIRADANALIDRFIDRGECDFVSEFAALLPGWAFFKNVLGVPIDDLDRLVDGVEDGTFNPDPEVRGQKFGFVFQYLGDYLKKRSEEPPRGDMVDMIAAGVTYEDGSDSAWADRVSVLVDMTFGGIATTTYVMASGMNWLAENPEARKLLISDPETYMPRAIEEFARVYAPVVALGRTCTRDVEIGGRELKEGDFIMMLYAGASRDPRVVDDPKRIDITRETVLHSAFGVGIHRCIGSNLARLELRATFEEFLRRIPEYKVKPGGEPKYVSGFLRSMRSVTFEW from the coding sequence ATGGGATTCAAGGCACAGGAAACTGACTTCCACCCGCCGTCACAGGCCGACATCGAGGAATCGATCGCCAAGTACGGCCGGGACATTTACAACGACTTCGACCTCGACGCTCCCATCTTCAACGAAAAGCATGTGGAGATCATCGACGACCTCGTCGAGAAGTGCCCGGTCGCGCACAGCAAGATCGGCGAGGGGTACTACCTCGTCGCGCAGAACAAGCTGGTGCGTGAGGTCGGCCAGAACTGGCGCACGTTCTCGGCGGCCAAGGGCTACATGCCCAATCGCCCGGACGGGCTGCCCTACCTCTACCCCGAGGAGTCGGACCCGCCCCTGCACACCGCATGGCGAACCGCGCTCAACCCCTTCATGGGTCCGGGGACGATCGCGCCGTACGAGGACACCATCCGCGCGGACGCCAATGCACTGATCGACCGATTCATCGACCGGGGTGAGTGCGACTTCGTCTCCGAGTTCGCCGCCCTGCTTCCGGGGTGGGCGTTCTTCAAGAACGTGCTCGGCGTGCCGATCGACGACCTCGACCGTCTGGTGGACGGGGTCGAGGACGGGACGTTCAACCCCGACCCGGAGGTGCGCGGCCAGAAGTTCGGCTTCGTTTTCCAGTACCTGGGTGACTACCTCAAGAAGCGCTCCGAGGAGCCGCCGCGCGGCGACATGGTGGACATGATCGCGGCCGGCGTGACCTACGAGGACGGCAGCGACTCAGCCTGGGCGGACCGGGTGTCTGTGCTGGTCGACATGACTTTCGGTGGGATCGCGACGACGACCTACGTCATGGCCTCGGGGATGAACTGGTTGGCCGAGAACCCCGAGGCGCGCAAGCTCCTGATCTCCGACCCGGAGACCTACATGCCGCGGGCCATCGAGGAGTTCGCCCGGGTGTACGCGCCGGTGGTCGCGCTGGGCCGAACCTGCACGCGGGACGTGGAGATCGGCGGTCGCGAGCTCAAAGAGGGCGACTTCATCATGATGCTTTACGCGGGTGCCTCCCGCGATCCGCGCGTGGTGGATGACCCGAAGCGGATCGATATCACCCGGGAGACCGTGCTGCACTCCGCCTTCGGGGTCGGTATCCATCGCTGCATCGGATCCAACCTGGCTCGGTTGGAGTTGCGGGCGACCTTCGAGGAGTTCCTGCGTCGGATTCCCGAGTACAAGGTGAAGCCCGGCGGCGAACCGAAATATGTGTCGGGCTTCCTGCGGTCCATGCGTTCTGTGACCTTCGAGTGGTGA
- a CDS encoding SRPBCC family protein, with translation MMPLAESVTVSMRAPAREVWALVSDVTRIGEFSPETLAGRWIGGATGPAVGAKFQGHVKRNGRGPMYWTSCRVVECEPERVFAFVVEAPGTSGVNTWRYALRANEAATEVTESFALSDSLIIRAYWTLFGARRTKTNVRGMRQTLERIRAVVEAI, from the coding sequence ATGATGCCCCTGGCGGAATCGGTGACGGTGAGCATGCGTGCACCGGCGCGCGAAGTGTGGGCGTTGGTCAGCGACGTCACCCGGATCGGTGAGTTCTCCCCGGAGACACTGGCGGGTCGTTGGATCGGCGGGGCCACCGGCCCTGCGGTCGGGGCGAAGTTCCAGGGTCACGTCAAGCGCAACGGCCGCGGCCCCATGTATTGGACCAGCTGCCGGGTGGTGGAGTGCGAGCCGGAACGGGTGTTTGCGTTCGTGGTCGAGGCCCCGGGCACCTCCGGGGTGAACACCTGGCGCTACGCGCTGCGCGCGAACGAGGCCGCAACCGAGGTCACCGAGTCGTTCGCGTTGTCCGACTCGCTGATCATCCGGGCGTACTGGACGCTGTTCGGGGCCAGGCGCACGAAGACCAACGTGCGGGGCATGCGCCAGACGTTGGAGCGTATTCGGGCCGTGGTGGAAGCGATTTGA
- a CDS encoding SDR family oxidoreductase, giving the protein MSGRLDGKVSIVTGAGSGIGAATARRFHAEGAKVVLADISGNQETIAKELGDGALSVHADVSQGESVQGMIRAALDNFGRLDVLYNNAGIDGEIAKVADMTEEGWDKVQSINLRGVFLGIKYAVPAMLGTGGGSIINTASMAATVAFPQMASYCAAKGGIVMLTKTAAAEYAADGIRVNSISPGTIQTAITDSLPQDMIKAIIAANPVGRIAQASEVASLALFLASDESSFITGSDYLIDGGYTLL; this is encoded by the coding sequence ATGTCCGGACGCCTGGACGGCAAGGTTTCGATCGTCACTGGCGCGGGGTCCGGCATTGGCGCCGCGACCGCCCGCCGCTTCCACGCCGAGGGCGCCAAGGTCGTCCTCGCCGACATCTCCGGCAACCAGGAGACCATCGCGAAGGAGCTCGGCGACGGTGCACTGTCCGTCCACGCCGACGTCTCCCAGGGTGAGAGCGTGCAGGGCATGATCCGCGCCGCGCTCGACAACTTCGGCCGCCTGGACGTGCTTTACAACAACGCCGGCATTGACGGCGAGATCGCCAAGGTTGCGGACATGACCGAAGAGGGCTGGGACAAGGTCCAGTCCATCAATCTCCGGGGCGTCTTCCTCGGGATCAAGTACGCGGTCCCGGCCATGTTGGGCACCGGTGGCGGTTCGATCATCAACACCGCCTCGATGGCGGCCACCGTCGCCTTCCCGCAGATGGCCAGTTACTGCGCGGCCAAGGGCGGGATCGTGATGCTGACCAAGACCGCCGCCGCGGAATACGCGGCCGACGGCATCCGGGTCAATTCGATCAGCCCCGGCACCATTCAGACCGCGATTACCGACAGCCTGCCGCAGGACATGATCAAGGCCATCATCGCGGCGAATCCGGTCGGCCGCATCGCGCAAGCGAGCGAGGTCGCCAGCCTGGCGCTGTTCCTCGCCAGTGACGAATCGAGCTTCATCACCGGTTCCGATTACCTCATCGACGGCGGCTACACGCTGCTCTGA
- a CDS encoding VOC family protein: MRTLVSGVAPRIQRVDHVALALPDIAPAVPLFCDALGATFIAGGDNPLNGLRTVHLQLPGMKLELLAPIGEHSILTRGLAERGPGLHHITFFVDDLAATIDAWSQQGLSTVGTNDSQPNWQETFLRPTDTFGALLQFVQTTRDWSTPTTEFGIDDVLAGRVQWRDHVPCLDP, translated from the coding sequence ATGCGAACGTTGGTGTCCGGTGTCGCGCCGCGCATCCAACGCGTCGACCACGTGGCCCTCGCCTTGCCCGACATCGCTCCCGCCGTTCCGCTGTTCTGCGATGCGTTGGGCGCCACCTTCATCGCCGGCGGCGACAACCCGCTCAACGGCTTGCGCACCGTGCATCTGCAACTGCCGGGGATGAAACTCGAGTTGCTCGCGCCGATCGGGGAGCACTCGATCTTGACCCGCGGTCTGGCAGAGCGCGGACCCGGCCTGCACCACATCACGTTCTTCGTCGACGACCTGGCCGCGACGATCGACGCCTGGTCCCAACAAGGCCTGTCTACGGTGGGTACCAACGACAGTCAGCCGAACTGGCAGGAGACCTTCCTGCGCCCCACGGACACCTTCGGTGCGCTCCTACAGTTCGTGCAGACCACCCGCGACTGGAGCACGCCGACAACAGAGTTCGGCATCGACGACGTGTTGGCCGGCCGCGTGCAGTGGCGGGACCACGTACCGTGCCTCGACCCGTGA
- a CDS encoding polysaccharide deacetylase family protein, with amino-acid sequence MRLPAVAVATAVLAAPSLAPSGVPASSVGCPKPATHTVRAAPGSGHTVALTFDDGPSDWTPKILAVLARKKVHATFFDTGKHAAQYPHYVRAELAAGHVVGDHTWDHRYPRTTPWTEAYLRDQIGRTAKELHEITDAPVCLFRPPGGFSSRTLAPVAREFRMSVIDWSVDPQDWRQPGYRSAAATDRIATAARPGGLAHPIVILHAGKASHEPDSQVSSYRGNTVAALPTIIDWYRAHHYRFVTLH; translated from the coding sequence ATGAGGTTGCCGGCGGTCGCGGTGGCGACCGCCGTGCTGGCCGCGCCGAGCCTGGCGCCGTCCGGTGTCCCGGCCTCCTCGGTTGGCTGCCCGAAGCCGGCCACGCACACGGTGCGCGCGGCGCCCGGCTCCGGGCACACGGTGGCGCTCACCTTCGACGACGGGCCCAGTGACTGGACGCCGAAGATCCTCGCGGTGCTCGCCCGGAAGAAGGTGCACGCCACGTTCTTCGACACCGGCAAGCACGCCGCGCAGTACCCGCATTACGTGCGCGCCGAGCTCGCCGCCGGACACGTCGTCGGCGACCACACCTGGGACCACCGCTATCCGCGCACCACCCCGTGGACCGAGGCATACCTGCGTGACCAAATCGGCCGCACGGCCAAAGAGCTGCACGAGATCACCGACGCCCCGGTGTGTCTGTTCCGCCCGCCCGGCGGGTTCTCGTCGCGCACCCTGGCGCCGGTCGCGCGCGAGTTCCGGATGAGCGTCATCGACTGGAGCGTCGACCCGCAGGACTGGAGGCAACCCGGTTACCGCTCGGCCGCGGCGACCGACCGCATCGCCACCGCCGCCCGGCCCGGCGGCCTGGCCCACCCCATCGTGATTCTGCACGCGGGCAAGGCAAGCCACGAGCCGGACTCGCAGGTGTCGTCCTACCGCGGCAACACTGTCGCTGCGCTACCGACGATCATCGACTGGTACCGCGCGCACCACTACCGGTTCGTCACGCTGCACTGA
- a CDS encoding antibiotic biosynthesis monooxygenase family protein, which yields MSVTEKAEIVVVEGRAEEFESVLPKALPLVREADGCTGATIGRGVEYPNTFLLLIEWSSREAHTAFTGTSEFSEFVGLIKEFFAASPGTVHYAPLSV from the coding sequence GTGAGCGTCACCGAAAAGGCTGAGATCGTGGTGGTCGAGGGCCGCGCTGAGGAGTTCGAGTCGGTGTTGCCCAAGGCACTCCCGCTGGTGCGAGAGGCCGACGGTTGCACGGGTGCCACCATCGGCCGCGGCGTCGAGTACCCGAACACCTTCTTGTTGTTGATTGAATGGTCTTCTCGAGAAGCGCACACCGCTTTCACCGGTACGAGCGAGTTCAGCGAATTTGTCGGTCTGATCAAGGAATTCTTCGCCGCCTCGCCCGGCACCGTGCACTACGCGCCGCTGAGCGTGTGA
- a CDS encoding alcohol dehydrogenase catalytic domain-containing protein: protein MQAVVLKKAYEIAVQEVARPSELGSGEVLLKVEQTAICGTDLGPYTGKLELEDDVRLGHEFFGTITDVGAGVNLFEAGDRVVVSCVVNCGHCYFCRKQLPGKCAGVMIFGLGLTFGDLDGGQAEYVVVPNADICCRRIPQGGAGTDEDYLLVGDIMTTGYEAVRTSFEPGDTVAIVGAGPVGLAAAMSAVALGARQVVVIDKVAERLKEAETYGAITVNPDETDPVDAVLDLTDWRGADIVVDAAGHPSALQTAFRLPRPGGSLSVPAVYVDESLDLPWGEIWLKGIRLNGSGAMNIPRYMDETLALIAAGKLNPARMISHRMPMSQAAEAYRMFYERQATKIILDPTR, encoded by the coding sequence ATGCAGGCCGTGGTGCTGAAGAAGGCTTATGAGATCGCCGTCCAAGAAGTCGCCAGGCCCTCGGAGCTGGGCTCCGGCGAGGTGTTGCTGAAGGTCGAGCAGACCGCGATCTGCGGCACCGACCTGGGCCCCTACACCGGCAAGCTGGAACTCGAGGACGACGTGCGCCTGGGGCACGAGTTCTTCGGCACCATCACCGACGTCGGCGCCGGGGTGAACCTGTTCGAGGCGGGCGACCGCGTCGTGGTGTCCTGCGTGGTCAACTGCGGGCACTGCTACTTCTGCCGCAAGCAACTGCCGGGCAAGTGCGCGGGGGTGATGATCTTCGGACTGGGCCTGACCTTCGGCGACCTCGACGGAGGGCAGGCCGAGTACGTGGTGGTGCCCAACGCGGATATCTGCTGCCGGCGCATCCCGCAGGGCGGGGCGGGCACCGACGAGGACTACCTGCTCGTCGGCGACATCATGACCACCGGCTACGAGGCGGTGCGCACGTCCTTCGAACCCGGCGACACCGTCGCCATCGTTGGGGCCGGTCCGGTTGGCCTCGCCGCGGCGATGTCCGCGGTGGCGCTGGGCGCCCGTCAGGTCGTGGTGATCGACAAGGTCGCCGAGCGACTCAAGGAGGCCGAGACCTACGGCGCAATCACCGTCAACCCCGACGAGACCGACCCGGTCGACGCGGTGCTCGACCTCACCGACTGGCGCGGCGCGGACATTGTGGTGGACGCCGCCGGTCACCCGTCGGCATTGCAGACCGCGTTCCGACTACCGCGGCCGGGTGGGTCGCTGAGTGTGCCCGCGGTTTACGTCGACGAGTCGCTGGACCTGCCGTGGGGCGAGATCTGGCTCAAGGGCATCCGGCTGAACGGCAGCGGCGCGATGAACATCCCGCGCTACATGGACGAGACGCTGGCCCTGATCGCGGCCGGCAAGCTCAACCCAGCACGGATGATCTCCCACCGGATGCCGATGTCGCAGGCCGCGGAGGCGTACCGGATGTTCTACGAACGACAGGCGACCAAAATCATCTTGGACCCGACCCGATGA
- a CDS encoding ferredoxin, with translation MKAHVALGIDGGQQGCTGHGRCAVMAGDVYELDDNGYNVARGTYVEVAPGLEATARLGAKVCPERVITIEE, from the coding sequence ATGAAAGCCCACGTCGCATTGGGCATCGACGGCGGCCAACAGGGCTGCACCGGCCACGGGCGGTGTGCCGTGATGGCCGGTGACGTCTACGAGCTCGACGACAACGGATACAACGTCGCGCGCGGCACCTACGTGGAGGTCGCGCCTGGCCTGGAAGCCACGGCGCGACTGGGTGCAAAAGTCTGCCCGGAACGAGTAATCACGATCGAGGAATGA
- a CDS encoding LLM class F420-dependent oxidoreductase, whose product MTREVRIGIQLQPQHASYRQIRDAVARVEDLGTDVVYNWDHFYPLYGEPDGLHFEGWTMLGAWAEATSRIEIGCLVTCNSYRNPELLADMARTVDHISDGRLVLGIGSGWFQRDYDEYGYEFGTVGSRLDVLAESLPRIQSRLNKLNPAPTRRIPILIGGGGERKTLRLVAKHADIWHGFGSPDEIAHKCKVLDGWCAEVGRDPADIERSVGVGEKDPTEVADDLLAAGVTLFTVAAGGPDYDLSRLKEWIHFRDAHNG is encoded by the coding sequence GTGACGCGAGAAGTCCGCATCGGCATCCAACTGCAACCGCAGCACGCCAGCTATCGGCAGATCCGCGACGCGGTGGCCCGGGTGGAGGACCTCGGCACCGACGTCGTCTACAACTGGGACCACTTCTATCCGTTGTACGGCGAGCCCGACGGGCTGCACTTCGAGGGCTGGACGATGCTCGGCGCCTGGGCCGAGGCCACCTCCCGCATCGAGATCGGCTGCCTGGTCACCTGCAACAGCTACCGCAATCCCGAACTGCTCGCGGACATGGCGCGCACCGTCGACCACATCTCCGACGGCCGGCTGGTGCTGGGCATCGGCTCGGGTTGGTTCCAGCGGGACTACGACGAGTACGGATACGAGTTCGGCACGGTCGGGTCGCGACTGGATGTGCTCGCCGAATCGCTGCCCCGTATCCAATCCCGGCTCAACAAACTCAACCCCGCGCCAACCCGACGCATCCCGATCCTCATCGGTGGCGGTGGAGAACGCAAAACGTTGCGTCTGGTCGCCAAGCATGCCGACATCTGGCACGGCTTCGGCTCACCCGACGAGATCGCGCACAAGTGCAAGGTCCTCGACGGCTGGTGCGCCGAGGTCGGTCGCGATCCGGCGGACATCGAGCGCTCGGTCGGGGTGGGGGAGAAGGACCCGACCGAGGTCGCCGATGACCTGCTGGCCGCCGGGGTCACCCTGTTCACCGTGGCCGCCGGCGGCCCGGACTACGACCTGAGCAGGCTCAAGGAGTGGATCCACTTCCGGGACGCCCACAACGGCTGA
- a CDS encoding GNAT family N-acetyltransferase has product MSPQPFPVRAADLRDVPALLALVHSAYRGESSRVGWTTEADLLDGPRLDADLLLAELTDPATTVLLTADEHGPAGCATVTDRGDGLFYFGLFAVRPGAQGRGIGSALLDAAEAHGRVRGGTTMEMTVISVRADLIAWYARRGYRGTGELRPFPYGDERYGLPRRDDLEFSVLRKQLAASVQ; this is encoded by the coding sequence GTGTCGCCCCAACCGTTCCCCGTCCGTGCCGCCGACCTCCGCGATGTGCCGGCGTTGTTGGCGCTGGTGCACTCCGCCTACCGGGGCGAGTCCTCCCGGGTCGGCTGGACCACCGAGGCCGACCTGTTGGATGGCCCGCGCCTGGATGCCGACCTGTTGCTGGCGGAACTGACCGACCCGGCGACCACGGTCCTGCTGACCGCGGACGAGCACGGGCCGGCGGGCTGTGCAACGGTCACCGACCGCGGGGACGGGTTGTTCTACTTCGGCCTGTTCGCGGTGCGCCCCGGCGCCCAGGGCCGCGGCATCGGCTCGGCGCTGCTGGACGCCGCCGAGGCGCACGGTCGTGTCCGCGGCGGCACGACGATGGAGATGACGGTGATCAGCGTGCGGGCCGACCTGATCGCCTGGTACGCCCGCCGCGGCTACCGCGGCACCGGCGAACTTCGCCCTTTCCCGTACGGCGATGAGCGGTACGGACTGCCGCGCCGCGACGACCTCGAGTTCAGCGTGCTGCGCAAGCAGCTGGCCGCTAGCGTGCAGTAA